The Nitrospinota bacterium genome includes a region encoding these proteins:
- a CDS encoding nucleotidyltransferase domain-containing protein: MIDFEKIKALSNEIARQFNPMKVILFGSYAYGKPDEYSDVDLLVIMPFKGRGMNKAAEILEKTNPVFPVEILVRTPEDMDTRLKWNDFFLREIVEKGEILYESARS, encoded by the coding sequence ATGATTGATTTTGAAAAGATAAAGGCGCTGTCAAATGAAATTGCGCGTCAGTTCAATCCGATGAAAGTTATACTTTTCGGTTCGTACGCTTATGGAAAGCCGGACGAATATTCCGACGTTGACCTGCTGGTGATAATGCCATTCAAGGGGCGGGGAATGAACAAAGCTGCGGAAATACTTGAGAAAACCAATCCGGTTTTCCCGGTTGAGATACTTGTCCGTACTCCCGAGGACATGGATACGCGGCTTAAATGGAACGATTTCTTCCTGCGTGAAATAGTCGAGAAAGGGGAAATACTGTATGAATCCGCTCGTTCGTGA
- a CDS encoding cbb3-type cytochrome c oxidase subunit I, protein MFPCRHGATAWLGVAITSMAFMGIYAFLMVVARAPGFNLLFSDQEFFKTALVTHVVLAVVIWFLGFIIFMMYYVTAGTETKTVELLAAAGALLGVGLIVATPFTGPASPLLNNYVPVLARPLYFAGISVFFGFAALGVILRAPVLLKATFGGGQLAWAKGLSLLAAGAALIVAIICFAIAWTQVSGNPEIAMSRMFFESLFWGGGHVLQFANTLGLMAAWAILAKKIAGNEIVPNKMAAAILALMLVLVLAAPFYYLSSGALTVESRRFYLLLKAWGLSFGPIIFGLAAVKMLYSSGGEGYVRRGLALSVFLFAVGGLIALTIEGSDTRIPAHYHGTIGSVTLAFMTTGLVAMVENGRLNVAGKWLTRQLTVYGVGQSLFSLGMYIGGYHGLPRKTFGQAQQLDDLAKQIGMGIMGIGGFFAIISGVVYVIFMIKALSKRKPAAA, encoded by the coding sequence ATGTTTCCTTGCAGACACGGCGCCACGGCATGGCTTGGCGTGGCCATAACTTCAATGGCGTTCATGGGCATTTACGCCTTCCTGATGGTGGTGGCCCGCGCGCCGGGATTCAACCTGCTTTTTTCCGACCAGGAGTTTTTCAAGACCGCCCTTGTCACCCATGTGGTGCTGGCGGTGGTGATATGGTTTTTGGGATTCATTATCTTCATGATGTATTACGTCACCGCCGGAACGGAGACGAAAACGGTGGAGCTTCTCGCAGCCGCCGGGGCGCTGCTGGGGGTGGGGCTTATAGTGGCCACGCCGTTCACAGGCCCCGCCTCGCCGTTGCTGAACAATTATGTGCCGGTGCTGGCCCGGCCGCTGTATTTCGCCGGGATCAGCGTGTTCTTCGGATTCGCCGCGCTGGGGGTGATCCTCCGGGCTCCGGTCCTTTTGAAGGCCACTTTCGGCGGCGGGCAGCTTGCCTGGGCCAAGGGGCTTTCGCTTCTCGCCGCCGGGGCCGCGTTGATCGTGGCGATAATATGCTTCGCCATCGCGTGGACGCAGGTGTCCGGGAATCCGGAAATCGCCATGTCCCGCATGTTTTTCGAGTCGCTCTTCTGGGGCGGCGGCCACGTGCTTCAATTCGCCAACACGCTTGGGCTGATGGCGGCCTGGGCCATATTGGCGAAAAAGATCGCGGGTAACGAGATAGTCCCCAACAAAATGGCGGCGGCGATCCTGGCCCTTATGCTTGTGTTGGTGCTGGCGGCTCCTTTCTATTATCTTTCCTCCGGCGCGCTGACGGTGGAGAGCAGGAGGTTTTACCTTTTGCTTAAGGCCTGGGGGCTTTCCTTCGGGCCGATAATCTTCGGCCTGGCGGCGGTGAAAATGCTGTACTCTTCCGGCGGTGAGGGTTATGTCCGCCGGGGGCTGGCCCTCTCTGTGTTCCTTTTCGCTGTCGGCGGGCTTATCGCCCTGACGATAGAGGGGAGCGACACCCGCATCCCGGCCCATTATCACGGCACAATCGGTTCCGTGACACTGGCGTTCATGACCACCGGGCTTGTGGCGATGGTGGAGAACGGCAGGTTGAACGTCGCCGGAAAATGGCTCACGCGCCAGTTGACGGTGTATGGCGTGGGGCAGTCGCTTTTCTCGCTTGGAATGTATATCGGCGGATACCACGGCCTTCCTCGCAAGACTTTCGGGCAGGCCCAGCAGTTGGACGACCTGGCAAAGCAGATCGGCATGGGGATCATGGGAATCGGCGGATTTTTCGCCATAATAAGCGGCGTGGTGTACGTAATTTTCATGATCAAGGCGCTTTCTAAAAGGAAACCCGCGGCGGCATGA
- a CDS encoding HEPN domain-containing protein gives MFRKTHSLEEVGEQCLDLDPSLKEIVDKAVPLTEYAWKFRYPGPPEDPEMKEAEEALAIARQAFTAIKERLPRETWP, from the coding sequence TTGTTCCGCAAGACTCACAGTCTGGAAGAAGTGGGGGAGCAGTGCCTTGATCTGGACCCTTCGTTAAAAGAGATAGTGGACAAGGCTGTTCCTTTGACGGAGTACGCCTGGAAGTTCCGGTATCCAGGTCCGCCGGAGGATCCCGAAATGAAAGAAGCGGAAGAAGCTTTGGCAATTGCGCGCCAAGCCTTTACTGCCATAAAAGAGAGGTTGCCGCGTGAAACGTGGCCGTGA
- a CDS encoding glutamate dehydrogenase, whose amino-acid sequence MSEPSGAAAPSAIENIVRLMRRTGEALGFENRYPGARMVDQIAAADKIIRFKAIVKMDDGSTGIFQCYRVQHSDTLGAYKGGTRLHPSVDMDDVKALATLMTLKTALVEIPFGGAKGGICVDPHKLSTAELERLIRKYTVKLLHDIGPNTDIPAPDVNSGEREMAWIYDEYRKHRELARGVVTGKPVELGGSKGRREATGRGVVITLMEAAREMGLSDFTVSIEGFGNVGKHAAAELYKRGVKVVAVSDSGGMVADPAGLDIPGLIAHKSKTGAVSGFADTSPKEAIAAHPADVFVPCALGDTIRPDNVKDVKARLIVEGANAPVSLDAETELGRRGVTIVPDILANSGGVIVSYFEWVQNREGFYWEEEEVNRRLTDKITAAYARVKESAVRQGVSYRSAAYRIAMERIAKATEARGVQ is encoded by the coding sequence GTGAGCGAGCCTTCCGGGGCCGCGGCCCCAAGCGCCATAGAGAACATCGTCCGCCTGATGCGCCGCACGGGCGAGGCGCTGGGATTTGAAAACAGGTATCCCGGCGCCCGGATGGTGGACCAGATCGCCGCGGCGGACAAAATAATCCGCTTCAAGGCCATCGTGAAAATGGACGATGGCTCCACCGGCATTTTCCAGTGCTACCGCGTGCAGCATTCGGACACACTCGGGGCGTACAAGGGGGGCACAAGGCTCCATCCCAGCGTGGACATGGACGACGTGAAGGCCCTGGCCACGCTGATGACCCTCAAGACCGCATTGGTGGAAATCCCCTTCGGCGGGGCCAAGGGGGGCATCTGCGTTGATCCACACAAGCTTTCCACCGCCGAGCTTGAACGGCTCATCAGAAAATACACCGTAAAACTCCTGCATGACATCGGGCCAAACACGGACATCCCGGCCCCGGACGTCAATTCCGGCGAGCGTGAAATGGCGTGGATATACGACGAGTACAGAAAGCACAGGGAGCTTGCGCGGGGGGTGGTGACCGGCAAGCCCGTGGAACTTGGCGGCTCCAAAGGGCGCAGGGAGGCCACCGGCAGAGGGGTCGTCATAACATTGATGGAAGCGGCCAGGGAGATGGGGCTTTCGGATTTCACCGTGTCCATCGAGGGCTTCGGGAACGTGGGCAAACACGCGGCGGCGGAGCTTTATAAACGCGGGGTGAAAGTTGTGGCGGTGTCCGACAGCGGGGGAATGGTGGCCGACCCTGCCGGGCTGGACATACCGGGCCTGATCGCACATAAATCAAAGACCGGCGCCGTGAGCGGATTCGCCGATACGTCGCCCAAAGAGGCCATAGCCGCCCACCCCGCAGACGTGTTCGTCCCCTGCGCGCTGGGGGACACCATCCGGCCGGACAACGTGAAGGACGTGAAGGCCCGGCTGATCGTGGAAGGGGCGAACGCCCCGGTGTCGCTGGACGCGGAAACGGAGTTGGGACGGCGCGGCGTGACGATAGTCCCCGACATCCTGGCCAATTCCGGCGGGGTGATAGTTTCGTACTTCGAATGGGTGCAAAACCGCGAAGGGTTTTACTGGGAGGAAGAAGAGGTCAACCGCCGCCTGACCGACAAGATCACCGCCGCCTACGCCCGCGTGAAAGAGAGCGCCGTCCGGCAAGGAGTGTCATACCGCTCCGCCGCATACAGAATCGCCATGGAACGGATAGCAAAAGCGACGGAAGCGAGGGGAGTGCAGTAA
- a CDS encoding nucleotidyltransferase family protein: MNIELFTPQISGFCKRRDIKELAIFGSSVSGDFGPQSDVDILATFGTGSSWTFFDFVAMQDELEDLFGRKVDLASRKGLKSSKNHIRRQAILSTARVLYAA, encoded by the coding sequence ATGAACATTGAATTATTCACGCCGCAAATAAGCGGGTTTTGCAAAAGGCGGGATATTAAAGAACTTGCGATATTCGGCTCGTCCGTTTCAGGTGACTTTGGCCCGCAAAGCGACGTGGACATACTGGCGACTTTCGGAACAGGTTCCTCCTGGACATTTTTCGATTTTGTGGCGATGCAGGATGAACTTGAGGATCTTTTTGGAAGAAAGGTTGACCTTGCGAGCCGTAAAGGGCTTAAGTCGAGCAAAAACCATATCCGCAGACAGGCTATATTGTCCACGGCGCGGGTGCTTTATGCCGCGTGA
- a CDS encoding HEPN domain-containing protein, with protein sequence MRNLENTLKVVREWIKKAESDLLTAGHMVKMGKKSPADTVCFHAQQCAEKYLKALLVWKGVEFSRTHNIAALVVAAKIKFTPPLAKLDQDRLTEYATVTRYPGDYEPISLTEARRAVTLARRVKKGVIRILPKNGPGSGPKDALLI encoded by the coding sequence ATGCGAAACCTTGAAAATACGCTCAAGGTTGTCCGCGAATGGATTAAAAAAGCTGAAAGCGACCTGTTGACCGCCGGGCATATGGTGAAGATGGGCAAGAAAAGCCCGGCGGACACGGTATGTTTCCATGCGCAGCAATGCGCTGAAAAGTATCTAAAGGCATTGCTTGTGTGGAAAGGGGTGGAATTCTCCAGGACGCACAATATCGCGGCGCTTGTTGTTGCAGCTAAGATAAAGTTCACGCCGCCGTTGGCGAAGCTGGATCAGGACAGGCTGACTGAATATGCCACCGTCACGCGCTATCCTGGAGATTATGAGCCGATATCATTGACGGAAGCCCGAAGGGCGGTCACATTGGCCAGACGGGTAAAAAAAGGTGTTATAAGAATATTGCCCAAGAATGGCCCCGGTTCCGGTCCAAAAGATGCACTGCTAATATAG
- a CDS encoding nucleotidyltransferase domain-containing protein, whose amino-acid sequence MKIISDIVDKIALRFKPDKIILFGSYARGEAGPDSDVDLLVVMKIRGSKRRAQLKVRTALHDFPVEKDVIVTTPSEFEWRKDVVGTIEWPAFHEGQVLYAKP is encoded by the coding sequence ATGAAAATAATCAGCGATATCGTTGATAAAATAGCTTTGCGCTTCAAGCCCGATAAAATCATTCTATTCGGCTCTTACGCCCGTGGCGAGGCCGGGCCGGACAGCGATGTGGACTTGCTTGTGGTGATGAAAATAAGGGGCTCCAAGAGGCGGGCGCAACTTAAGGTGAGGACGGCTCTCCATGATTTCCCGGTTGAAAAGGACGTGATTGTCACAACTCCATCGGAATTTGAATGGCGCAAGGATGTGGTGGGCACAATCGAATGGCCCGCCTTTCACGAGGGACAGGTCCTTTATGCGAAACCTTGA
- a CDS encoding nucleotidyltransferase domain-containing protein — protein sequence MSILELADPVLSEIVSRLVKTFKPDKIYLFGSKARGDFGQDSDYDILIVVPDEAEQARRKSRTAYQALRGTRAAADVIVQTRHEFESRLRITASLQATVAREGKLLYAA from the coding sequence ATGAGCATCCTTGAATTGGCCGATCCTGTCCTGTCGGAGATAGTCTCTCGGCTGGTAAAAACGTTCAAGCCGGACAAGATATACCTTTTTGGATCCAAGGCCAGGGGTGATTTTGGGCAGGACAGCGACTATGACATCCTTATAGTTGTGCCCGATGAGGCTGAACAGGCCCGCCGTAAAAGCCGTACCGCCTATCAAGCGCTTCGAGGGACCCGGGCGGCGGCGGATGTGATCGTGCAAACACGGCATGAATTTGAAAGCCGCCTGCGGATAACCGCATCGCTTCAGGCCACCGTGGCGCGTGAAGGCAAGTTGCTTTATGCCGCATGA
- the hemC gene encoding hydroxymethylbilane synthase encodes MSDIIIGTRGSPLALWQANWVKSQIEIEHPEKNVSLQIIQTQGDKILDVPLAMVGGKGLFVKEIENALLDRSIHIAVHSMKDVPTALPEGLFIACICEREDPRDALVARTVKSFADLPQGAVVGTSSLRRQTQILSRRPDVKIVSLRGNVGTRLRKLTEDKMDAVILAVAGLKRMEHEEAITEYMSVADSLPAVAQGAVGIEARMDDAETLRLIKFLDHANTRVAVEAERAFLKRLEGGCQVPIAGHATVSIGKVEMEGLVGAVDGSVIYRRSAQCAAGAHEEMGRKLAEELLKMGAGELLRQAYGG; translated from the coding sequence TTGTCTGACATAATTATCGGGACACGCGGTTCACCCCTGGCGCTGTGGCAGGCCAACTGGGTGAAGTCGCAGATAGAAATCGAGCATCCGGAGAAAAACGTCTCCCTGCAGATCATCCAGACCCAGGGGGACAAGATTCTCGACGTGCCGCTGGCAATGGTGGGCGGCAAGGGGCTATTCGTAAAGGAGATCGAGAACGCCCTGCTGGACCGTTCCATCCACATCGCAGTCCACTCCATGAAGGATGTCCCCACGGCGCTGCCGGAGGGGCTTTTCATCGCCTGCATCTGCGAGCGGGAGGACCCACGGGACGCATTGGTGGCGCGGACAGTGAAATCCTTCGCGGACCTGCCGCAGGGGGCCGTGGTGGGCACTTCCTCGCTCCGCAGGCAGACACAGATATTGAGCCGCAGGCCCGATGTGAAGATAGTCTCGCTGCGCGGCAACGTGGGCACAAGGCTGCGAAAGCTTACCGAGGACAAGATGGACGCTGTGATCCTGGCCGTTGCGGGATTAAAGCGGATGGAGCATGAGGAGGCCATCACGGAGTACATGTCCGTGGCCGATTCCTTGCCGGCTGTGGCCCAGGGGGCCGTCGGCATTGAGGCGCGGATGGACGACGCGGAGACGCTGCGGCTGATAAAATTTCTCGACCACGCCAATACGCGGGTGGCGGTGGAGGCGGAGCGCGCGTTCCTAAAGCGGCTGGAAGGGGGATGCCAGGTGCCGATAGCCGGGCACGCCACTGTCAGCATAGGCAAAGTGGAGATGGAAGGGCTGGTGGGCGCGGTGGACGGCTCCGTGATATACCGCCGCTCGGCGCAATGCGCCGCCGGAGCGCATGAGGAGATGGGGCGCAAGCTCGCCGAAGAGCTTTTGAAAATGGGCGCGGGCGAACTTTTACGCCAGGCATACGGCGGATAG
- a CDS encoding glutamyl-tRNA reductase, which yields MNLIVLGLNHNTAPVEVREKLSIPDHKLAENIQLIKDRTPDVLEGVVLSTCNRVEIYARVSDIKKGVASLKKFLSDYHEISPDELDRSTYLFVLEEAVEHLFKVASSLDSMVVGEPQILGQVKSAYKAARDISATGTILNNLFERSFSVAKRVRTETAIAENAVSVSYAAVELARKIFGGLSNKTALLIGAGEMIELACKHLVAQGVETVLVSNRTYERAVELATRFNGEAVKFDDLHEELKRCDIVISSTGAPHFVVRKELAEKVIRERGNRPMFFIDIAVPRDIEPAVNEIDNCYVYDIDDLKSVVESNMAEREREAKKAEEIIRREVSQFLVWLDHLEVAPTITAIREKAERIRREELEKTLGRLTSLSEKDRETIEKMTAAMMNKMLHAPVVNLKKKAETEEGPKFIQTARDLFGMEEE from the coding sequence ATGAACCTTATCGTACTGGGATTAAACCACAACACGGCGCCTGTGGAGGTGCGGGAGAAGCTGTCCATTCCCGACCACAAGCTGGCCGAGAACATCCAGCTTATAAAAGACCGCACCCCGGACGTGCTGGAGGGTGTGGTGCTTTCCACCTGCAACCGGGTGGAGATATACGCCCGGGTGTCGGACATCAAAAAAGGGGTGGCGTCGCTTAAAAAGTTCTTGAGCGACTATCACGAGATTTCTCCGGACGAACTGGACCGGTCCACATACCTTTTCGTGCTCGAAGAGGCGGTGGAGCATCTTTTCAAGGTGGCCTCGTCGCTGGACTCGATGGTGGTGGGGGAGCCGCAGATACTCGGCCAGGTGAAAAGCGCGTACAAGGCGGCCAGGGATATTTCCGCCACAGGGACGATTTTGAACAACCTGTTCGAGCGCAGCTTCTCTGTGGCCAAGCGCGTGCGCACGGAGACGGCCATCGCGGAGAACGCGGTGTCGGTGTCGTACGCGGCGGTGGAACTGGCGCGCAAGATATTCGGGGGGCTTTCCAACAAGACGGCGCTTCTCATCGGCGCCGGGGAGATGATAGAGCTTGCCTGCAAGCACCTTGTGGCGCAGGGGGTGGAGACGGTGCTGGTGTCCAACCGCACATACGAGCGGGCCGTGGAGCTTGCCACCCGGTTTAACGGCGAGGCGGTGAAGTTTGACGACCTGCATGAAGAATTGAAACGGTGCGACATAGTGATAAGCTCCACCGGCGCGCCGCACTTCGTGGTGCGAAAGGAACTGGCGGAAAAGGTGATACGCGAACGGGGCAACAGGCCGATGTTCTTCATAGACATCGCGGTGCCAAGGGACATAGAGCCGGCGGTCAACGAGATAGACAACTGCTATGTTTACGACATAGACGACCTGAAGAGCGTCGTGGAGTCCAACATGGCCGAGCGGGAACGGGAAGCCAAAAAGGCGGAGGAGATAATCCGCCGCGAGGTCTCCCAATTCTTGGTGTGGCTCGACCATCTGGAGGTGGCGCCAACCATCACGGCGATCCGGGAGAAGGCGGAGCGGATACGGCGCGAGGAGCTTGAGAAGACGCTGGGAAGGCTTACCAGCCTTTCGGAAAAGGACCGGGAGACGATAGAGAAGATGACCGCCGCGATGATGAACAAGATGCTCCACGCCCCTGTGGTGAATTTGAAGAAGAAGGCGGAGACGGAGGAAGGGCCTAAATTCATCCAGACCGCAAGGGATTTGTTCGGGATGGAGGAGGAGTGA
- a CDS encoding DUF2442 domain-containing protein, giving the protein MASDVRFDSAMIHVRLLDGREISAPMEWFPRLRDATDEQRRDWRLIGRGIGIHWESIDEDISVASLLNG; this is encoded by the coding sequence ATGGCTTCTGATGTGAGGTTCGATTCGGCCATGATCCATGTCCGTCTGCTGGACGGCAGGGAAATAAGCGCTCCTATGGAGTGGTTTCCAAGGCTGCGGGACGCCACGGATGAGCAACGGCGCGACTGGAGGCTCATCGGAAGGGGTATTGGCATACATTGGGAAAGTATTGACGAGGACATATCCGTGGCTTCGTTGCTCAACGGATAA
- a CDS encoding cytochrome c, with the protein MRNIIFALSLTIIATASHGAEMPKVYVRCVKCHEKPGSPFQKFGPDLGETKFTLDQFIKQVKNGSRWEGKPQRGFKFRSRAMPPQDGLTDEEIKLIYNYVRSK; encoded by the coding sequence ATGAGGAATATAATATTCGCTCTTTCGCTCACGATAATCGCCACCGCTTCGCACGGGGCGGAAATGCCGAAGGTGTACGTGCGGTGCGTGAAGTGCCATGAAAAACCAGGCAGTCCATTCCAGAAATTCGGGCCTGATCTCGGAGAGACGAAATTCACCCTCGATCAGTTCATAAAACAGGTGAAAAACGGGTCCCGTTGGGAGGGAAAGCCCCAGCGCGGCTTCAAGTTCCGTTCAAGGGCGATGCCTCCGCAGGATGGGCTTACGGACGAGGAGATAAAGCTGATATACAACTACGTCCGGTCCAAGTGA
- a CDS encoding DUF86 domain-containing protein, with protein sequence MPRDYAYLLDMLNAARTALEYVRGKSHDQFRLDTLCQDAVVRRLEIIGEAASGVSEETRTVFASIPWRAMVAMRNVVIHEYDGVDMDIVWNTVQNR encoded by the coding sequence ATGCCGCGTGATTACGCGTATTTGCTGGACATGCTAAACGCCGCCCGGACGGCGTTGGAATATGTGCGGGGCAAATCACACGATCAGTTCCGGTTGGACACTCTATGTCAGGACGCGGTTGTGCGGCGTTTGGAAATAATTGGAGAAGCTGCCAGCGGGGTATCGGAAGAAACACGGACGGTCTTCGCATCCATACCATGGCGGGCGATGGTCGCAATGCGGAATGTCGTTATCCATGAGTACGATGGAGTTGACATGGATATCGTCTGGAACACTGTTCAAAACAGGTGA
- the typA gene encoding translational GTPase TypA: protein MENKENRREDIRNICVIAHVDHGKTTLVDALFRSSGLFRENEKVVERVMDANELERERGITIFAKNAATRWKGVKVNIVDTPGHSDFGGEVQRILKMVDGALLLVDAVDGPMPQTKYVLRKALELGLAPIVVINKIDRADARPSWVLDQIFDLFAALGANDKQLDFTVVYASAKQGIATLDMATPGTSMAPLLDTIVEKVDPPMVSQTEPFQMLVTSVEYSDYLGRMAVGKVNRGVVSTGDNIARINRDGDISFGKVVKLFGFEGLSREEVAKAGAGDIVMLAGFKDLDIGETLADKEFPEALPAIEIDEPTISMNFSVNTSPFVGKAGDKVTGRHLRDRLDQEARANLGLKVERAEENDSFRVSGRGELHLAILIETMRREGYEFSVSRPEVIVREMEGQKMEPEEFVIIDVEEPYAGKVIEKFGTRRGELKNMQPLSDGRTRLEFTIPARGLIGVHGELLTDTRGSALMTHSFHRYIPWSGPIQSRRNGVLISQDSGEATAYSLDKLSDRGDLFIEPGVEVYEGMIVGECNKSVDLVVNAVRGKKLTNMRASGSDDNIKLSPARKLSLEQSLEFLNNDELAEITPTAVRLRKRYLGEEDRKKYNRKLQAV, encoded by the coding sequence TTGGAAAACAAGGAGAACAGGCGGGAGGACATCCGCAACATCTGCGTCATAGCCCACGTTGACCATGGGAAGACCACATTGGTGGACGCGCTTTTCAGGTCGTCGGGACTTTTCCGCGAAAATGAAAAGGTGGTCGAGCGCGTCATGGACGCCAACGAGCTTGAGCGCGAGCGCGGAATAACCATCTTCGCCAAGAACGCCGCCACCAGGTGGAAAGGCGTCAAGGTGAACATTGTGGACACCCCCGGCCACTCCGACTTCGGCGGCGAGGTGCAGCGCATCCTGAAAATGGTGGACGGCGCGCTGCTTTTAGTGGACGCCGTGGACGGCCCCATGCCACAGACCAAATACGTGCTGCGCAAGGCATTGGAGCTGGGCCTTGCCCCGATAGTGGTGATAAACAAGATAGACAGGGCAGACGCCCGCCCTTCATGGGTGCTAGACCAGATTTTCGACCTTTTCGCCGCCCTTGGCGCGAACGACAAGCAGCTTGATTTCACCGTGGTGTACGCCTCCGCCAAGCAGGGGATAGCCACGCTGGACATGGCCACGCCCGGAACTTCCATGGCGCCCCTTCTGGACACCATCGTGGAAAAGGTGGACCCGCCCATGGTGAGCCAGACCGAGCCTTTCCAGATGCTCGTCACATCGGTTGAATACAGCGACTATCTGGGCCGCATGGCCGTCGGCAAGGTCAACCGGGGCGTCGTCTCCACTGGGGACAATATCGCCCGCATCAACCGCGACGGGGACATAAGCTTCGGCAAGGTGGTGAAACTTTTCGGGTTCGAAGGGCTTTCCCGTGAAGAGGTGGCGAAGGCCGGCGCGGGCGACATCGTGATGCTGGCGGGTTTCAAGGACCTGGACATCGGCGAGACCCTGGCGGACAAGGAATTCCCGGAGGCCCTCCCGGCCATCGAGATAGACGAGCCGACCATCTCCATGAACTTTTCGGTGAACACTTCGCCTTTCGTCGGCAAGGCCGGCGACAAGGTGACGGGCCGCCACCTGCGCGACAGGCTCGACCAGGAGGCCAGGGCCAACCTGGGGTTGAAAGTGGAACGGGCCGAAGAGAACGATTCGTTCCGCGTTTCCGGCCGCGGCGAGCTTCACCTGGCAATCCTCATAGAGACCATGCGCCGCGAGGGGTATGAGTTCTCCGTTTCCCGTCCGGAAGTTATAGTGCGCGAAATGGAAGGGCAGAAGATGGAGCCGGAGGAGTTCGTCATCATAGACGTGGAAGAGCCGTACGCCGGCAAGGTGATAGAAAAATTCGGCACGCGGCGCGGGGAGCTTAAGAACATGCAGCCCCTTTCCGACGGCCGCACAAGGCTGGAGTTCACGATTCCGGCCCGGGGGCTCATCGGCGTGCACGGCGAGCTTTTGACGGACACGCGCGGTTCGGCGCTGATGACACACTCGTTCCACAGGTACATACCGTGGTCCGGGCCCATCCAGTCGCGCCGCAACGGCGTGCTGATAAGCCAGGACAGCGGCGAGGCCACAGCCTATTCGCTGGACAAACTTTCAGACCGGGGCGACCTTTTCATCGAGCCGGGCGTGGAAGTTTACGAAGGGATGATAGTCGGCGAGTGCAACAAGAGCGTGGACCTCGTGGTCAACGCCGTGCGCGGCAAGAAACTGACCAACATGCGCGCATCCGGGTCGGACGACAATATAAAACTGTCACCCGCAAGGAAGCTTTCGCTGGAGCAGTCCCTTGAATTTCTGAACAACGACGAACTGGCCGAGATCACCCCGACAGCCGTGCGGCTTCGCAAAAGGTATCTTGGCGAGGAAGATCGGAAGAAATACAACAGGAAGCTCCAGGCTGTGTAA
- a CDS encoding HEPN domain-containing protein has translation MNPLVREWVEKAEGDFVTAGRELRARKSPNYDAACFHAQQCAEKYLKAILQISNIPFGRTHNLPALLDLVTADRERLEPFRPMLSRLGEYSVHVRYPGETADRESAKEAYVIRRDLREQARIVLRISSGKAGKK, from the coding sequence ATGAATCCGCTCGTTCGTGAGTGGGTTGAAAAAGCGGAAGGCGATTTTGTCACCGCTGGCAGGGAGTTGCGCGCCAGAAAATCTCCTAATTATGACGCAGCCTGCTTTCATGCCCAACAGTGCGCTGAAAAGTATCTGAAAGCAATATTGCAGATATCTAATATACCATTCGGGCGGACACACAACCTTCCGGCCCTGCTTGATCTCGTCACCGCGGACAGGGAGCGACTGGAGCCTTTCCGGCCAATGCTGTCCAGATTGGGTGAGTATTCGGTTCATGTACGATATCCGGGTGAAACGGCGGACAGGGAATCAGCTAAAGAGGCGTATGTTATTCGCCGTGATTTGCGTGAGCAGGCGCGCATTGTATTGCGGATATCATCGGGAAAGGCTGGAAAGAAATGA